From one Formosa sediminum genomic stretch:
- a CDS encoding efflux RND transporter permease subunit, with protein MTKHKKKVDKEFGMSTWAINNKTTIYVIMAVIFYLGVSAYYQMPRENFPEVVETKIYVSSLYPGNTAEDIEKLITDPLEDQLKTISNVVEITSTSQEDYSMIIVEFDENISVEAAKQKVKDEIDSETASEDWPTFNDAKVEPNVFDLNLSEEMPILNINLSGDYPVDKLKDFGEYLQDEIEDLPEIKQVDIRGAQEKEVEIAVDIYKMMAAKVSFADVISAVNGGNVTMSAGNLITSGQRRTIRILGEIEDPKELNNFVIKSDNNSPIYLKDIANVSFKEKDRTTYAREFGHRVVMLDVKKRAGKNMVDAAEQIQNIVKDAKENVFPKDLTVTIANDQSPVTIGQVDDLVNNIIFGIILVITVLMFFLGFKNALFVGFAIPMSMFMSLMILNFLGYTLNTMILFGLIMGLGMLVDNGIVVVENVYRLMDEEGMSRKKAAKIGIGEIAYPIIISTATTVAAFIPLGLWPGVMGKFMMLLPITLSTVLGSSLIVAIFFNSVLVSKYMTIEDKDMPLKNIISITSIVSVIGLLILIFGGAYRGLGGLMIFTAVMLWIYRLFLRKMANTFQTKILVKFENLYERELRRALSKKWPAFITIITFVGLILSFIAFGASLKSQRTKVEFFPDNKPNQIIVYIEYPEGTDIEKTNAITKEIESKVYDVLDDEEYKDGDYNFLVESAVSQVGEGAGNPQTDGGSAAEMPHKAKITASMREYKYRRGADSELLRQKVQKALVGIYPGVLISVEKDQNGPPSGPPINIEIEGEDYAQIIGIAQNMRDFINSKNISGIDELKIDVNKGKPTMLVEVDREKAGELGVSASQVGQQLRNSIFGSKAGVYKENGDDFDIYVRFNEENRYNMSAIFNQKMTFRDNTGQIKEIPVSAVAKQSNTSGYNAIKHKDTRRVVTVYSALSPGFTDAAAIVEQIQNEMKTFENLPSDIKIDYTGQIEEQNKQMSFLVGAFFTGLALIFFILIFQFNSITKPGIIMLAIFLSFIGVFGGLVVTGDAFVIMMTMMGIISLAGIVVNNGVVLLDYAQLLIDRKKLELDLDDDTYLSRQDLYECIVRAGKARLRPVLLTAITTILGLVPLAIGLNINFFTLVSDFNPNIYIGGDNVVFWGPLAWTVIYGLLVATFLTLIVVPVFFFLTSLFKMWLSERRIVDIAD; from the coding sequence ATGACAAAGCACAAAAAGAAAGTAGACAAAGAATTTGGAATGTCAACGTGGGCCATTAATAACAAAACCACAATTTATGTTATTATGGCTGTAATTTTCTATTTAGGAGTTAGCGCGTATTACCAAATGCCACGGGAAAACTTCCCAGAAGTTGTAGAAACTAAAATCTACGTAAGCTCTTTATATCCAGGGAATACTGCAGAAGACATTGAAAAACTAATCACAGATCCCTTAGAAGACCAACTTAAAACCATAAGTAATGTTGTAGAAATAACATCTACCTCTCAAGAAGACTATTCCATGATTATTGTGGAATTCGATGAGAATATTAGTGTCGAAGCTGCCAAACAAAAGGTTAAAGATGAAATAGATTCTGAAACGGCAAGCGAAGATTGGCCAACATTTAACGATGCAAAAGTAGAGCCTAATGTATTCGACTTGAATCTCTCTGAAGAAATGCCTATTCTTAACATAAATCTTTCAGGAGATTATCCGGTAGATAAATTAAAAGATTTTGGCGAGTATCTTCAAGATGAGATTGAAGACTTACCAGAAATAAAACAAGTAGATATACGTGGTGCACAAGAAAAAGAAGTTGAAATAGCTGTAGATATTTACAAGATGATGGCTGCAAAAGTAAGTTTTGCAGATGTTATTAGTGCCGTTAATGGCGGAAACGTAACCATGTCTGCAGGGAATTTAATTACTAGCGGCCAACGTCGTACCATTAGAATTTTAGGAGAAATTGAAGATCCTAAAGAACTTAATAACTTTGTAATTAAGTCAGACAATAACAGTCCTATATACTTAAAAGACATTGCAAATGTTTCTTTTAAAGAAAAAGACCGAACTACCTATGCACGAGAATTTGGACATCGCGTAGTAATGTTAGATGTAAAAAAACGTGCGGGTAAAAACATGGTAGATGCTGCAGAGCAAATACAAAACATTGTTAAAGATGCTAAAGAAAATGTATTTCCTAAAGACCTAACTGTAACCATAGCAAACGACCAATCTCCTGTTACCATTGGTCAGGTAGACGATTTAGTTAACAACATTATTTTTGGTATTATATTAGTAATTACAGTCCTAATGTTTTTCTTAGGATTTAAAAATGCTCTTTTTGTAGGTTTTGCTATACCTATGTCTATGTTTATGTCTTTAATGATATTAAACTTTTTAGGTTACACCTTAAATACCATGATCCTTTTTGGTTTAATTATGGGACTAGGAATGCTGGTAGATAATGGTATTGTAGTGGTAGAAAATGTTTACCGTTTAATGGATGAAGAAGGCATGAGCAGAAAAAAAGCTGCTAAAATAGGGATTGGAGAAATTGCTTATCCAATTATTATCTCTACAGCCACAACTGTAGCCGCTTTTATTCCGTTAGGGCTTTGGCCTGGGGTAATGGGAAAATTCATGATGCTTCTCCCAATTACACTATCAACAGTATTAGGATCATCTTTAATTGTAGCTATCTTTTTTAACTCTGTATTGGTTTCAAAATACATGACTATAGAAGATAAAGATATGCCTCTAAAAAATATTATTTCAATTACAAGTATTGTATCTGTTATAGGCTTACTAATCTTAATATTTGGTGGTGCTTACAGAGGCCTTGGTGGCTTAATGATTTTTACAGCTGTTATGCTATGGATTTATCGTCTGTTTTTACGTAAAATGGCCAATACTTTCCAAACTAAAATCTTGGTTAAGTTTGAGAATTTATACGAACGTGAATTGCGTAGAGCATTAAGTAAAAAATGGCCAGCTTTCATTACAATTATCACATTTGTAGGCTTAATTTTATCTTTTATTGCTTTTGGTGCATCGTTAAAATCTCAACGTACAAAAGTTGAGTTTTTCCCAGATAATAAACCCAATCAAATTATTGTCTATATAGAATATCCTGAAGGAACCGATATAGAAAAAACCAATGCGATTACTAAAGAAATAGAAAGTAAAGTATACGATGTTCTAGATGATGAAGAGTATAAAGATGGCGACTATAATTTCTTGGTAGAAAGTGCTGTCTCGCAAGTGGGAGAAGGTGCAGGAAACCCACAAACCGATGGTGGATCTGCTGCAGAAATGCCTCATAAAGCAAAAATTACTGCTTCAATGCGCGAATACAAATATAGACGTGGTGCAGATAGTGAATTGCTACGACAAAAAGTACAGAAAGCATTAGTAGGTATTTATCCAGGGGTTTTAATTTCTGTAGAAAAAGATCAGAACGGACCACCTTCTGGACCTCCTATTAATATTGAAATAGAAGGAGAAGACTATGCACAAATTATTGGTATTGCTCAAAACATGAGGGACTTTATAAACAGTAAAAATATTTCTGGAATAGACGAACTTAAAATTGATGTTAACAAAGGCAAACCTACCATGTTAGTTGAAGTAGACAGAGAAAAAGCAGGAGAATTAGGTGTAAGTGCAAGCCAAGTAGGACAACAATTACGTAACTCTATATTTGGTAGCAAAGCTGGTGTTTATAAAGAAAACGGAGATGATTTTGATATCTACGTTCGTTTTAACGAAGAAAATAGATATAATATGAGTGCTATTTTCAACCAGAAAATGACCTTTAGAGATAACACAGGGCAAATTAAAGAAATACCTGTTTCTGCAGTAGCAAAACAAAGTAATACTTCTGGATATAATGCTATTAAACATAAAGACACAAGACGTGTGGTTACCGTCTATTCTGCTTTATCGCCAGGATTTACAGATGCTGCAGCTATTGTTGAGCAAATCCAGAATGAAATGAAAACATTTGAAAATTTACCTTCAGATATCAAAATTGATTATACTGGGCAAATTGAAGAACAAAATAAACAAATGTCCTTTTTGGTGGGCGCGTTCTTTACAGGCTTAGCACTTATCTTTTTTATCTTAATATTTCAATTTAATTCCATCACAAAACCAGGAATTATCATGTTAGCAATTTTCTTAAGTTTTATTGGTGTATTTGGAGGGCTAGTAGTCACAGGAGATGCCTTTGTTATTATGATGACTATGATGGGAATTATTTCCCTAGCAGGTATTGTGGTTAATAATGGTGTTGTTTTACTTGATTATGCCCAACTTCTTATAGATAGAAAAAAACTAGAATTAGACTTAGACGATGATACGTATTTAAGCCGTCAAGATTTATACGAGTGTATTGTTCGTGCGGGTAAAGCGCGTTTACGTCCTGTTCTATTAACAGCAATAACTACAATTTTAGGATTAGTGCCATTAGCCATCGGACTTAACATTAACTTTTTTACTTTAGTTAGCGACTTTAATCCTAACATATATATAGGTGGAGACAATGTTGTGTTTTGGGGACCTTTAGCTTGGACAGTTATTTATGGTTTACTAGTAGCAACCTTCTTAACTCTAATCGTTGTTCCTGTATTTTTCTTCCTAACTTCTCTATTTAAAATGTGGTTATCAGAAAGACGAATTGTAGATATAGCAGATTAA
- a CDS encoding efflux RND transporter periplasmic adaptor subunit: MKNIYIITAFTFLLISCGGKEQSIDEVLAKGNLESIRAKRTEIEAQQVTISQQLKRIDEKIAELDDTKKLPLVTTVKAKTEHFVHYLELQGSVQTKQNIVIYPETSGILQQVYVKEGQHVTKGQALAKIDDGGLEQQVSQTEIQLALAETTFKRQKRLWEQEIGSEIQYLQAKSNFEAQEQAVNQLKTQLAKTTIVAPFSGVIDDIITDQGSVVMPGQSQLIRIVNLKDMFIETEVPENYITDVVKGKMVKVEFPILGTTVDTEIRQASNFINPANRTFKVEVAVPNKNENIKPNLTAKLKINDYTSENAVLIPLSIISENANGEQYIYVVNNKNEDGEATVNRVIIETGKTQNDVIEVLSGIENGAEIIKEGARSVTNGQTVKVINY, translated from the coding sequence ATGAAAAACATATATATTATCACAGCGTTTACTTTTCTTTTAATTTCTTGCGGTGGAAAAGAGCAATCTATAGATGAAGTATTAGCAAAGGGCAACCTAGAATCTATTCGAGCTAAACGTACAGAAATTGAAGCGCAACAGGTAACTATAAGCCAACAATTAAAACGCATAGACGAAAAAATAGCAGAATTAGACGACACAAAAAAACTGCCTTTAGTGACTACAGTTAAAGCTAAAACAGAACACTTTGTACATTATTTAGAATTACAAGGTAGTGTACAAACCAAACAAAACATTGTAATTTATCCTGAAACATCTGGAATTTTACAACAGGTTTATGTTAAAGAAGGGCAACACGTCACTAAAGGACAAGCCTTAGCTAAAATAGACGATGGTGGTTTAGAACAACAAGTTTCTCAGACAGAAATACAATTGGCTTTAGCCGAAACCACTTTTAAACGTCAAAAAAGACTATGGGAACAAGAAATAGGAAGCGAAATACAGTACCTACAAGCTAAATCTAATTTTGAAGCTCAAGAACAAGCCGTTAATCAACTAAAAACACAATTAGCAAAAACAACTATAGTAGCACCTTTTTCTGGTGTAATAGACGATATTATTACAGATCAAGGAAGCGTTGTAATGCCAGGACAATCTCAATTAATTAGAATTGTAAACCTTAAAGACATGTTTATTGAAACCGAAGTTCCTGAAAATTACATTACAGATGTTGTAAAAGGAAAAATGGTAAAAGTTGAATTCCCAATCTTAGGAACAACTGTAGATACAGAAATACGCCAGGCTAGTAATTTTATTAATCCCGCAAACAGAACGTTTAAAGTAGAAGTTGCTGTACCTAATAAAAACGAAAACATTAAACCTAACCTTACCGCAAAATTAAAAATTAACGACTATACAAGTGAAAATGCTGTTTTAATCCCATTAAGCATCATTTCAGAAAATGCTAACGGAGAACAATACATTTACGTTGTAAATAATAAAAACGAAGACGGCGAAGCTACAGTAAACCGAGTAATTATTGAAACAGGAAAAACTCAAAACGACGTGATCGAAGTCTTAAGCGGTATAGAAAATGGCGCAGAAATCATTAAAGAAGGTGCACGTAGTGTAACAAACGGGCAAACTGTAAAAGTTATTAACTATTAA
- a CDS encoding TolC family protein, which translates to MKTKLILLFSLCLCIKSFAQEESVSFTLQEAIDYALVNNRNVKNAMRDIEIAKKEKWETTATGLPQINANVDYQNWLKQQVSLLPAELFGGEAGTFIPVEFSTKQNIGATATLSQLLFDGSYLVGLQAAKVYLEISENSKVKTDLEIRKAVINAYGNVLLTEESLKILESNRDILESNLNEVQKTFENGLEEEESVEQIKITLSGLISDLNNVKRLNILSYQMLNITLGIDLNSDTTLTDNLETLALQYTSLDALNADESVENTIDYRIAENDVESNALLVKLAMSQGMPTLSAFINGGYNAYGETFAFFNNNQKWFGSSLFGVSLNIPIFSSLGRSAATQIAKINLEKSNENLEETEQQLKLQIATAKSDYQYAIEDYTNKKLNLDLAERIEQKNEIKFFEGISSSFDLRQAQTQLYAAQQEYLQAMLDIINKKAELDAILSTLNN; encoded by the coding sequence ATGAAAACAAAATTAATCCTGCTCTTTAGTTTATGCTTATGCATTAAGTCATTTGCTCAAGAAGAATCTGTTTCATTTACCTTACAAGAAGCCATAGATTACGCTTTGGTAAATAATAGAAATGTGAAAAATGCAATGCGAGATATAGAGATTGCTAAAAAAGAAAAATGGGAAACAACTGCTACAGGTTTACCACAAATTAATGCTAATGTAGATTATCAAAATTGGTTAAAGCAACAAGTATCTTTACTACCTGCAGAGCTTTTTGGCGGCGAAGCCGGCACGTTTATCCCTGTAGAATTTAGCACCAAACAAAATATTGGAGCTACCGCAACACTCTCTCAGTTATTATTTGACGGATCGTACTTAGTGGGTTTACAAGCCGCTAAAGTATATTTAGAAATTTCTGAAAACTCTAAAGTCAAAACCGATCTTGAAATACGAAAAGCTGTTATTAATGCTTATGGTAACGTATTACTTACAGAAGAAAGTTTAAAAATATTAGAGAGCAACAGAGATATTCTTGAATCTAATTTAAATGAAGTTCAAAAAACTTTTGAAAACGGATTAGAAGAAGAAGAAAGTGTAGAACAAATTAAAATTACGCTTTCTGGACTTATTAGTGATTTAAACAACGTAAAACGCTTAAATATCTTATCGTATCAAATGCTTAATATTACTTTAGGTATAGATTTAAACTCAGACACCACACTAACAGATAACCTTGAAACATTGGCACTACAATACACGTCTCTAGACGCTTTAAACGCAGATGAGAGCGTTGAAAACACTATAGATTATCGCATTGCAGAAAACGATGTAGAGAGCAACGCTTTGTTAGTTAAATTAGCTATGAGTCAAGGCATGCCAACTTTAAGCGCCTTTATTAATGGAGGTTATAATGCTTACGGAGAAACATTTGCTTTTTTTAACAATAACCAAAAATGGTTTGGATCTTCTTTATTTGGCGTCTCTTTAAATATTCCTATTTTTAGTTCTTTAGGGCGATCTGCCGCTACACAAATAGCAAAAATAAATTTAGAAAAATCTAATGAAAATCTTGAAGAAACAGAACAGCAACTTAAGTTACAAATTGCTACAGCTAAAAGCGATTATCAATATGCTATTGAAGATTACACAAATAAAAAATTAAACCTAGACTTGGCAGAGCGTATAGAACAAAAAAATGAAATTAAATTTTTCGAGGGAATTTCATCAAGTTTCGATTTAAGACAAGCTCAAACACAGTTATATGCTGCACAACAAGAATACCTACAAGCTATGCTTGATATTATCAATAAAAAAGCAGAATTAGATGCTATTTTAAGCACATTAAACAATTAA
- a CDS encoding TetR/AcrR family transcriptional regulator — translation MKEKIIIKSAELFLNLGYKSVTMDDIAAEMGISKKTIYQYFDTKTKLIEATAIYKFERVSESIDAIFNLNANPIEELFKIKEFITSYMGNQKKSPEFQLKKYYPRIYNILKQKQFEVMQHCVIDNLNRGMSAGLYRSNLNVEFISRLYFNAIGSLKDNELFPTKHFTLYELLDYYLEYHLRGICTPSGLLLLNKKNTIINQKNENKINPAL, via the coding sequence ATGAAAGAAAAAATTATTATAAAATCGGCCGAGTTATTTCTAAACCTAGGATACAAAAGCGTAACCATGGACGATATTGCAGCAGAAATGGGTATTTCCAAAAAAACGATTTATCAATATTTTGACACCAAAACAAAATTAATTGAAGCAACTGCTATTTATAAATTTGAACGTGTTTCTGAGTCTATAGATGCCATATTTAACCTTAACGCAAATCCTATAGAAGAACTTTTTAAAATTAAAGAGTTTATTACCAGCTATATGGGCAACCAAAAGAAATCGCCAGAATTTCAATTAAAAAAATATTACCCAAGAATATATAACATCTTAAAACAAAAACAATTTGAAGTCATGCAACACTGCGTAATAGACAACTTAAATCGCGGTATGTCTGCAGGCTTATATAGATCTAATTTAAATGTAGAGTTTATTTCGAGACTCTATTTTAATGCCATAGGATCTCTTAAAGACAACGAATTATTTCCTACAAAACACTTTACATTATATGAATTATTAGATTATTACTTAGAATACCATTTACGCGGTATATGCACGCCATCCGGACTACTCCTTTTAAATAAAAAAAACACAATAATCAACCAAAAGAATGAAAACAAAATTAATCCTGCTCTTTAG
- a CDS encoding alpha-ketoglutarate decarboxylase: protein MKKNNEYFIKTTILILFFSLSFKNITAQNSSFNENVRFGGGIGLGFSNNFFSATLEPSALYQFNSQWALGVGLNFTYNSQKDFYKSTIIGGTLTGLYTPIPNIQLSGEFQQLHVNRKYDNAAVFYRDEKYWFPALLLGVGYQTNNVTVGVRYDVLYDDDKSIYGSPWSPFLRVYF from the coding sequence ATGAAAAAAAACAACGAATACTTTATCAAGACTACAATCTTAATACTATTTTTTTCTCTAAGTTTTAAGAATATTACTGCACAAAATTCAAGCTTTAATGAAAATGTTAGATTTGGAGGCGGTATAGGTCTTGGTTTTAGTAACAATTTTTTTAGCGCAACCTTAGAGCCCTCTGCACTCTATCAATTCAATTCCCAATGGGCTTTAGGTGTAGGATTAAATTTTACTTATAATTCTCAAAAAGACTTTTATAAATCTACTATTATTGGAGGTACATTAACAGGTTTATATACGCCCATACCAAACATTCAACTCTCAGGAGAATTTCAGCAACTTCATGTAAACAGAAAATACGACAATGCAGCCGTTTTTTATAGAGACGAAAAGTATTGGTTTCCAGCTTTACTGCTCGGAGTTGGTTACCAAACTAATAACGTAACTGTTGGTGTGCGCTACGATGTACTATATGATGATGATAAAAGTATTTACGGCTCGCCCTGGTCTCCTTTTTTAAGAGTATATTTTTAA
- a CDS encoding polyprenyl synthetase family protein codes for MQNILTYQEAFTSYLKEFKTDREPQSLYAPIDYILNLGGKRLRPVLTLMAAEIFNADYKIALDAALSIEVFHNFSLVHDDIMDDAPLRRGNQTVHEKWDVNTGILSGDAMLIMAYQLFENYEPKTFRDLAKLFSKTALEVCEGQQYDVDFENRDDVTIPEYLKMIEYKTAVLVGAAMQMGAIVAQASKAEQEGIYNFGINLGIAFQLQDDYLDAFGDPKTFGKQVGGDIIENKKTFLYLKALEFSKEEEQRELQHLFSISPTDSSDKVQSVKQLFLSRGAADATTHAIKEYTAKAFSILETLKISDDKKSMLKHFGENLMTRKV; via the coding sequence ATGCAAAATATTTTAACCTATCAAGAGGCTTTTACAAGTTATTTAAAAGAATTTAAAACAGACCGAGAGCCACAATCGTTATACGCCCCAATAGATTATATTTTAAACTTAGGAGGCAAACGATTAAGACCCGTATTAACATTAATGGCTGCAGAAATTTTTAATGCAGACTATAAAATAGCTTTAGATGCGGCATTAAGTATTGAGGTATTTCATAATTTTTCCTTGGTTCATGATGATATTATGGATGATGCGCCATTACGTCGCGGAAATCAAACAGTTCATGAAAAATGGGATGTAAATACAGGCATATTATCTGGAGACGCTATGTTAATTATGGCGTATCAATTATTTGAAAATTACGAACCAAAGACTTTTAGAGATTTGGCAAAGCTGTTTAGTAAAACGGCTTTAGAGGTCTGTGAAGGGCAGCAGTACGATGTAGATTTTGAAAATAGGGACGACGTTACCATTCCAGAATATTTAAAAATGATTGAATATAAAACAGCTGTATTGGTTGGTGCTGCAATGCAAATGGGAGCTATTGTTGCGCAGGCTTCAAAAGCTGAGCAAGAAGGTATTTATAATTTTGGAATAAATTTAGGTATTGCTTTTCAGTTACAAGACGATTATCTGGATGCGTTTGGAGATCCTAAAACATTTGGAAAACAAGTGGGTGGAGATATTATTGAAAACAAAAAAACATTTTTGTATTTAAAAGCTTTGGAGTTTTCTAAAGAAGAGGAGCAACGTGAACTACAACATCTGTTTAGCATAAGTCCAACAGATAGTAGTGATAAAGTGCAGTCTGTAAAACAATTGTTTTTAAGTAGAGGAGCTGCAGATGCAACTACACACGCAATTAAAGAATATACAGCTAAGGCATTCTCTATCCTTGAAACTTTAAAAATAAGTGACGATAAAAAAAGTATGCTAAAGCATTTTGGAGAAAATTTAATGACTAGAAAAGTATAA
- a CDS encoding 2-oxoglutarate dehydrogenase E1 component has translation MDKYSFLNAAHTAYFAELYDQYLQNPDSIEPSWRAFFQGYDFGSENDIVDQEQVENFSCDHVSENLTKEFQVVQLIAGYRTRGHLFTKTNPVRDRRTYSPTLALENFGLSNKDLDTVFSAGEILGIGSQTLKEIVKHLEKIYCDSIGIEYMYVRNPDRKAWIQQKLNVNDNQPNFNTDQKKHILKKLNEAVSFESFLHTKYVGQKRFSLEGGESLIPALDAVIEKAADYGVKEFVMGMAHRGRLSTLTNIFGKSAKDIFSEFDGKDYEEEIFDGDVKYHLGWTCNRLTDNGKKINLNIAPNPSHLETVGAVVEGIVRAKQDDKYADDPSQVLPIVVHGDAAIAGQGLVYEIVQMAQLDGYKTNGTLHIVVNNQIGFTTNYLDARSSTYCTDVAKVTLSPVLHVNADDVEAVVHATLFALDFRMHFKRDVFIDLLGYRKYGHNEGDEPRFTQPKLYKAIAKHKNPRDIYAEKLIKEGVIDKDFVKGLEEAYKASLEEKLEDSRKEEKTVITPFMQDEWQDFVRVTEQDMMMPIDTTVSKDKLAQIASVISELPSDKKFIRKIERLVQTRKTMFEEDKLDWAMAEHLAYGTLLEEGFDVRMSGQDVERGTFSHRHAVIKVEDSEEEVVLLNNLSNTQGKFFIYNSLLSEYGVVGFDYGYAMASPKTLTIWEAQFGDFSNGAQIMLDQYISAAEDKWKLQNGLVMLLPHGYEGQGAEHSSARMERYLQLCAKDNMFVADCTTPANIYHLLRKQMKSNFRKPLIVFTPKSLLRHPKVVSTVEEFANGSFQMVIDDATAETDKVKSLVFVTGKFYYDLLEVKEETGRDDVALVRIEQLFPLPATAIRDIIAKYSNAEEVVWAQEEPRNMGAYAHMLMHLDEAKSFRIASRRPYGAPAAGSSTRSKRRHKEVIDYVFDKTKNNQR, from the coding sequence ATGGATAAATATTCCTTTTTAAACGCAGCACATACAGCATATTTTGCTGAATTATACGATCAATATTTACAAAACCCAGATTCAATTGAGCCAAGTTGGAGAGCATTCTTTCAAGGTTATGATTTCGGTAGCGAAAACGATATCGTAGATCAAGAACAAGTAGAAAACTTCTCTTGTGATCATGTTTCGGAAAACTTAACTAAAGAATTCCAAGTTGTTCAATTGATAGCCGGTTACCGTACCAGAGGGCATTTGTTTACAAAAACAAATCCTGTACGCGATCGTAGAACGTATTCGCCAACATTGGCCTTAGAGAATTTTGGATTATCTAATAAAGATTTAGATACCGTGTTTTCGGCTGGAGAAATCTTGGGTATTGGATCTCAAACTCTAAAAGAAATTGTTAAACATCTTGAAAAAATATATTGTGATTCTATAGGTATAGAATATATGTATGTTAGAAATCCAGACCGAAAGGCATGGATTCAACAAAAGCTTAACGTAAACGATAATCAGCCTAATTTTAATACAGATCAAAAGAAGCATATTCTTAAAAAATTAAATGAAGCTGTTTCTTTCGAAAGTTTTTTACACACTAAATATGTTGGACAAAAACGATTTTCATTAGAAGGTGGAGAGTCTTTAATTCCTGCATTAGATGCTGTAATTGAAAAAGCAGCCGACTATGGTGTTAAGGAATTTGTAATGGGTATGGCACACCGTGGTCGTTTAAGTACACTTACAAATATTTTTGGTAAATCTGCTAAAGATATCTTTAGTGAGTTTGATGGTAAAGATTACGAAGAAGAAATTTTTGATGGTGATGTAAAATATCACTTAGGTTGGACGTGTAATCGACTAACTGATAACGGAAAGAAAATCAATCTTAATATTGCTCCCAATCCATCGCATTTAGAAACGGTTGGAGCAGTAGTAGAAGGTATAGTTCGTGCTAAACAAGACGATAAATATGCAGACGATCCCTCGCAAGTGCTACCAATTGTAGTGCATGGAGATGCCGCTATCGCAGGTCAAGGTTTGGTTTACGAAATTGTTCAAATGGCCCAATTAGACGGGTATAAAACTAACGGAACACTTCATATTGTTGTAAACAACCAAATTGGATTTACAACTAATTATTTAGATGCGCGATCTAGTACTTATTGTACAGATGTTGCTAAAGTTACACTATCACCTGTATTACACGTTAATGCAGACGATGTAGAAGCTGTTGTGCATGCAACACTTTTTGCTTTAGATTTTAGAATGCATTTTAAACGTGATGTTTTTATAGATTTATTAGGTTATAGAAAATATGGCCATAACGAAGGAGACGAACCACGTTTTACACAACCTAAATTATACAAAGCTATTGCGAAGCACAAAAATCCTAGAGATATTTATGCTGAAAAATTAATTAAGGAAGGTGTTATAGATAAGGACTTTGTTAAAGGCTTAGAGGAAGCTTATAAAGCAAGTCTAGAAGAAAAATTAGAAGATTCTCGTAAAGAAGAGAAAACAGTAATAACACCATTCATGCAAGATGAGTGGCAAGATTTTGTTCGCGTTACCGAACAAGATATGATGATGCCAATAGATACAACTGTGTCTAAAGACAAATTAGCTCAAATAGCAAGCGTAATTTCAGAATTACCTTCAGATAAAAAATTCATCCGTAAAATTGAACGTCTAGTGCAAACTAGAAAAACAATGTTTGAAGAGGATAAATTAGACTGGGCAATGGCAGAACATTTAGCTTACGGAACGCTTTTAGAAGAAGGTTTCGATGTTAGAATGTCTGGACAAGATGTAGAGCGTGGTACATTCTCTCACCGTCATGCCGTGATTAAAGTAGAAGATAGTGAAGAAGAAGTCGTATTGTTAAATAATTTAAGCAATACACAAGGAAAATTCTTTATTTATAATTCCTTATTATCAGAATACGGTGTGGTAGGTTTCGATTATGGTTATGCTATGGCAAGTCCTAAAACATTAACCATTTGGGAAGCTCAATTTGGAGACTTTAGTAACGGTGCTCAAATCATGCTAGATCAATATATTTCTGCTGCCGAAGATAAATGGAAACTGCAAAACGGGTTGGTAATGTTGTTGCCACACGGTTATGAAGGTCAAGGAGCAGAGCATTCATCGGCACGTATGGAACGTTATCTACAATTGTGTGCAAAAGATAATATGTTTGTAGCAGACTGTACAACACCTGCAAATATCTATCATTTGTTGCGTAAACAAATGAAATCGAATTTTAGAAAACCATTAATAGTTTTTACTCCTAAGAGTTTATTACGTCATCCTAAAGTAGTGTCTACTGTAGAAGAGTTTGCTAACGGAAGTTTCCAAATGGTAATAGATGATGCTACTGCAGAAACAGATAAAGTAAAATCACTTGTGTTTGTAACAGGTAAATTCTATTACGATTTATTAGAAGTAAAAGAAGAAACAGGTAGAGACGATGTGGCCTTAGTACGTATTGAACAATTATTCCCATTACCTGCAACAGCTATTAGAGATATTATTGCCAAATATAGTAATGCAGAAGAAGTGGTGTGGGCCCAAGAAGAACCTAGAAACATGGGAGCTTATGCACATATGTTAATGCATTTAGATGAAGCAAAATCATTTAGAATAGCATCAAGACGACCTTATGGTGCTCCTGCTGCCGGTAGTTCAACGCGATCAAAACGCCGCCACAAAGAAGTAATCGACTATGTTTTCGATAAAACAAAAAACAACCAACGATAA